A stretch of DNA from Gimesia chilikensis:
ACATATTGAGACTCCATTTTCGGGAAACACTTGATGGAAAAAACGACAGACTACGGGGTGATATAGAATGTGCTACATGGAACTCTCCTTTCGTTTAAGCGTTGGGGTTAGGGCGTTCGGATAAGAGTGTGGCTGGGGACGCACGGTTTCACAGGCTGGCGAAACACGTACTCAAGCCCCAGCCACAAGGACAATCACTGCGTTCTTTGTTTGGGAAAGAAGTTTGTTTCTTGGTCATCATCGGTGCGTGACCGTAAATCCAGTTTCGCCACAACATCGTGGAAACAGTCGCTTCCGCAGCCTGGCGAGAGACAGGTCGTCGGTGCGGAGCAGCCACACATGCAGCCCGGTTGGACCAGCAGCGCGCCGCCCGTTCGTTTCAGTAGCTGGCGCAATGAATGATCACTCGGTCGAGACATTCCTATTCTTCCGGTTTGGGCGGTTTGTGGCCGGTCTTGGCCTCGTAGCGAGCGACGAATTTGTGGACTCGTGCGGGGCTGCAAATGAAGCATTGCGATTCGGGGCGATCATGTTCTTCGCACCAGTCACCGGCCTCCTTGAATTTTGCAACCAACGATTTGTCGCACTGGGCACACTCTTCTTCGGGCACGCCGTGCTCGACGCACCACCAACCCCCGTGACTGTGATCGATATTGGTCACCGCCGCTGCCCCGGCGGGATCTTTCTTCATCGCCTCACCCTTGCCGCAACCACTCAACATGACCACGCTCAGTGAAAGCAGCGCAAACATCGTCGTCAACCCAATCCAAAGGCTGCGCGTCCGAAACATCCACTTCATCAGATTCTCCTTCGGCATCGCCGAACTGAAGTTAGATCGATGCCGGTTCAGGGGTATGCCTGAGTTCCGGCTCAATCGGTTCGTCTGGTTCAAGACGATGACCGTCATCGTCTCCTCTATCATCATTCTTATGCAGACTCTCCACCGGCAGGTTGAACACGACATAGAGCACGCGTAGAACAAGCAAGCTCATGATCATCGCGCTACAGACGCCACCAATCACAACTGTTGCCAGCGGTCTCTGGACCTCCGCGCCCATTCCGGTGCTGAAGGCCATTGGCACGAACCCGAGACTGGCGACTAGAGTTGTCATCAGAATCGGTCGCAACCGAGTCATGGCTGCTTCTTCGACTGCTTCGTCAAGCGAACGTCCGCGCCGGCGAAGTAGTCGAATCGTTGAAACAAGCAACATGTCGTCCAGTACTGCGACGCCGGACAGCGCGATGAATCCGACCGCAGCCGAAATGGAAAACGGCATGTCACGAATCCACAGCGCCAAAATGCCGCCAATCCATGCAAATGGAACGCCGGTGAAGACTCGAAACGAGTCAACCCAATTGCGATACGTCATGTAGAGCAGCGATAGAATCATCAACAGTGCAACCGGCACGACAATCATCAACCGCGTTTGAGCGCGTTGTAGATTCTCGAATTGCCCACCCCAATCGATGCGATATCGTCCCGCCGGTAGCTGCACCTTTTCATCAACGACACGCTGTGCCTCGGCGACGAAGCTGCCAAGATCGCGGCCACGCACGTTGGCTTCGATCGTAATCCGCCGCTGGTACCAATCCCGTTTGATCGTATTCGGCCCTTCGACCTTTTCGATGGTCGCCAATCGTGATAGCGGGATTCGCTCACCCGATGGCGTCGCAACGAGAATCTGACGGATCGCGTCGGGATCGGCACGAGCTTTCTCCGGCAGTCGAATAATAAGCGGAAATCGCAATTGACCCTCGTAAACTTCCCCGACATTATGGGTTCCGAGTGCGCGAACGAGGTTCATGATCGTACTGGCCGTTATTCCGTAACGAGCAATTTCATCCTGCTTCACTCGAATTTGGAGCACCGGCTGGCCGGAAACTTGTTCGACTTTGACGTCCTCGGCACCGGGAATGGACTGCAAGGCCCGCTCGACTTCCGATGCTTTGGCGACCATTAGGTCAAGGTCATCCCCGTACAGAATGGCAGCGACATCGGAGCGGACGCCCGAGATCATCTCATTCATCCGCATCTCGATTGGTTGTGACATGGCCAGTCGTGGACCGGGCAGGTCACGCAGTTCTTCCTGCACAAGCTTCGTCAGTTCTTCCTGCGTCTCCGCCCGCATCCATCTTTCGCGCGGATGAAGTGTGAGAAACAGATCGGTCAGCTCGGTACCCATTGGGTCGGTTGCGACTTCCGCTGTCCCGATACGACTCCATACCTGTGCGATCTCATCCGGAAACTTTTCCAACAACACTTGCTCCATCTTCGTGTTGTAGCGAATGGATTCCTCCATCGTGGTTCCGGCCAGTCGCACCACGTTTATTGTGATGGCACCTTCGGAAAGCCGAGGCACGAACTCCGAACCAAGATTGGGAGCAACGAGGCCGAAAACACTGACGAGCAAGAGCAGGGCCGACCCGATCACGAACGCCTTGTGATGCATCGTAAACCGCAGTACGGGTGCGTAGAGCCGCTTGAGTACGCGGATCAGCAGCGGTTCTTTTTCTTGGATGTTTTTTGGGAGAAACAGGCTAGCCAAGACAGGCATGAGAGTCAGCGACAGAACCATCGAGCCGGCAAGAGCCATGATGACGGTCATGGCCATCGGTCGAAACAGTTTTCCTTCGATGCCTTCGAGCGTCAGGATCGGCAGATAGACGATCATGATGATCAGTTCGCCGAACATCGTCGGTTTGCGAACCTCGACCGCTGCGTCGCGAATGATCTGCAAACGACTGCGCCCGTCTCGATTGTGAGCCAAATGTCGCACGCAATTCTCAATCATTACGACCGAGCTATCAACGACCAAACCGAAATCAATCGCACCCAAACTCAGCAGGCTGGCAGCGATCCCGAATTTCAGCATCCCGGAGAAGGCAAACAGCATCGATAGGGGAATCGCCATCGCCACGATCAGTCCGGCCCTCAGATTGCCGAGAAAGATGAACAGTACCGCGACCACCAACAGTCCGCCCTCGAACAGGTTTTTCTGGACGGTGTGAATGACGTGATCAATCAACTCGGTGCGGTCGTAGACGGTTTGAATCTTTACGCCGGCCGGCAACGTTTCTTGAATGCTCTGGATTTTTTCCTTGATCGACCACGTGACGTCGTGACTGTTTTCGCCCATCAGCATGAAACCCAGCCCCAGCACCGCTTCGCCGCGACCGTTGGCGGTGACTGCTCCGCGACGAATTTCGTGGCCGATCTGCACGTCAGCGACATCGCGGACGCGGATCGGCACGCCATCTTCGGACGTGATCACAATGTCTTTGATCTCTTCGATGTTGACCGTTCGTCCCACGCCATGAACGAGCAACATTTCGCTGCCATCGGTAATCGTTCCGCCGCCGACGTTTTCGTTGTTGGTTTGGAGCGCGTCTGAGACCTGTTCAAACGTCAGTCCATACTTGAATAGCCGCTCGGGATCGAGCCGCACTTGATACTGCTTTTCGTAACCACCCCAACTGTTGACTTCGGCGACCCCTCGCACTGATCGCAATTGAGGCTTGACGACCCAATCGTGAATCGTTCGTAACTCGGTCAACCGCTTGACACGCTCCTCCTTCGAGACTTTCGAGAAGTCAACGCCGTCGTACACCAAGACGTAGTGGAAGACTTCACCCAATCCGGTTGACACTGGTCCCATCTGCGGTCGGCTGATCCCGGCAGGCAGTTCGACTGTTGAAAGCCGTTCGTTGATCAGTTGTCGAGCGAAGTAGATGTCGATGCCATCGTCGAAAATGACTACGACCTGTGACAATCCAAACTTGGAAATAGATCGCAGTTGATTGAGTCCCGGCAAACCGCTAATCGCCTGCTCGACTGGGAAGGTAATCTGTCGTTCGATCTCCTCCGACGCCAGCGACGGCGCAACGGTGTTTATTTGGATTTGCACCGGGGTCGTGTCCGGGAAGGCGTCGATGTCGAGTTGCTGAAGCGAAAACGCACCAACGACAGCGAACAGACCTGCCGCCAATATCACTAACGCACGATGGCGTAGCGAGAAATCAATGAGCCAATTAAGCATCCATGCGCTCCTTATTCAGCGACGCAGTCACAGCCTGCACCGAGATTGTTTTTTAGTAACTGCGCTCGCAACACGTCGCTGCCCACAGTGGCAATCACCTCGCCCGGAAGAACACCAGAGATCACTTCTGTGTAGTTGCCGTTGGTCGCCCCCAAACGCACTGAGCGAACGTGGAATACTTTGAAGCTTTCGGGACTGTCGAAATAACTCTTGTCGCGGACGAACACGACCTGACAACAGCCCTCCCAGTGTGACGACCCCTTTGGGATCACGATGGCATCAGGTTCGTTTCGCAAGATGACCTGCCCTCTGCCAAATGTCTCACTTCGCAAATGGCCATCGGAATTGGGAAGCACGGCTCGAATTTGCACCATGCGAGTCTGCTTGTCTGCGGCTGTACTGATCCAGTCCAGTTGGCCTTGGACTTCGTGTCGGCTGCCGTCTGCTTGAAATCGGACGCTTTGACCGACAGCAAGCTGGTCCATGCTCTCCAGCGGAACGCTCAGAGTGAGCCACATCTGTCGCGTATCGGCGACTTGAAATAGAATTCGTGTCGGATCAACGACTTCACCCGGCGCTACGGTTCTCTTGGAAATAGCACCATCAATCGGTGAAACGATTGGCAGTAAGTTGGTGGTTGCTGTCAGACTGTCAAGCTGTGATCGAATCTCATCGGGAATTCCGAGCAACCGCAGGCTGTCCAGAACCTGCCGGTCAGACATGCTTCGCAAAGAATCGACCTGCACTGGTAAGCCAAGATTTCGCAGTGATTGCTCGGCATTCAGGACATCGGCCTGGGCTTTGGCCAACGCGGCCTCTGCATCGAGGATCAACGATCCAGCAATCACTTCACGAGCCTGGGTGAGTCTCGATACGTTCTGTTGTTGCAACTTCTCTTCGGCGAGCGAACGCAGTAGATTCGATTTCAGATTGCCGACTTCAGGGGCATCGATGACCGCGAGAAGTTCGCCCTTGGCAACTTTGTCTCCGACGTTCTTTTGGACCATCCACACGCTGCCGGGCAATCGAGAAGCCAAACTCGCTAGTCGAGTCGGGTCGTAGACAATCTCGCCGCTGCCGG
This window harbors:
- a CDS encoding efflux RND transporter permease subunit gives rise to the protein MLNWLIDFSLRHRALVILAAGLFAVVGAFSLQQLDIDAFPDTTPVQIQINTVAPSLASEEIERQITFPVEQAISGLPGLNQLRSISKFGLSQVVVIFDDGIDIYFARQLINERLSTVELPAGISRPQMGPVSTGLGEVFHYVLVYDGVDFSKVSKEERVKRLTELRTIHDWVVKPQLRSVRGVAEVNSWGGYEKQYQVRLDPERLFKYGLTFEQVSDALQTNNENVGGGTITDGSEMLLVHGVGRTVNIEEIKDIVITSEDGVPIRVRDVADVQIGHEIRRGAVTANGRGEAVLGLGFMLMGENSHDVTWSIKEKIQSIQETLPAGVKIQTVYDRTELIDHVIHTVQKNLFEGGLLVVAVLFIFLGNLRAGLIVAMAIPLSMLFAFSGMLKFGIAASLLSLGAIDFGLVVDSSVVMIENCVRHLAHNRDGRSRLQIIRDAAVEVRKPTMFGELIIMIVYLPILTLEGIEGKLFRPMAMTVIMALAGSMVLSLTLMPVLASLFLPKNIQEKEPLLIRVLKRLYAPVLRFTMHHKAFVIGSALLLLVSVFGLVAPNLGSEFVPRLSEGAITINVVRLAGTTMEESIRYNTKMEQVLLEKFPDEIAQVWSRIGTAEVATDPMGTELTDLFLTLHPRERWMRAETQEELTKLVQEELRDLPGPRLAMSQPIEMRMNEMISGVRSDVAAILYGDDLDLMVAKASEVERALQSIPGAEDVKVEQVSGQPVLQIRVKQDEIARYGITASTIMNLVRALGTHNVGEVYEGQLRFPLIIRLPEKARADPDAIRQILVATPSGERIPLSRLATIEKVEGPNTIKRDWYQRRITIEANVRGRDLGSFVAEAQRVVDEKVQLPAGRYRIDWGGQFENLQRAQTRLMIVVPVALLMILSLLYMTYRNWVDSFRVFTGVPFAWIGGILALWIRDMPFSISAAVGFIALSGVAVLDDMLLVSTIRLLRRRGRSLDEAVEEAAMTRLRPILMTTLVASLGFVPMAFSTGMGAEVQRPLATVVIGGVCSAMIMSLLVLRVLYVVFNLPVESLHKNDDRGDDDGHRLEPDEPIEPELRHTPEPASI
- a CDS encoding efflux RND transporter periplasmic adaptor subunit, which translates into the protein MNNSPGKSPGTTTKPRGKIRRIISLVLGGIGPTLVLIGFAAVFYFGHRNDWKIPKFAALTGSAEAVRTDWCEEHSVPESICVQCDPTLMPKGPDYRWCPEHGVHNCPLHHPDVAQLKETPTVLASDLERAARALAIAPRKENNSACAVYETRIQFASVESVKQAGVDVELVERHPIVESISGSGEIVYDPTRLASLASRLPGSVWMVQKNVGDKVAKGELLAVIDAPEVGNLKSNLLRSLAEEKLQQQNVSRLTQAREVIAGSLILDAEAALAKAQADVLNAEQSLRNLGLPVQVDSLRSMSDRQVLDSLRLLGIPDEIRSQLDSLTATTNLLPIVSPIDGAISKRTVAPGEVVDPTRILFQVADTRQMWLTLSVPLESMDQLAVGQSVRFQADGSRHEVQGQLDWISTAADKQTRMVQIRAVLPNSDGHLRSETFGRGQVILRNEPDAIVIPKGSSHWEGCCQVVFVRDKSYFDSPESFKVFHVRSVRLGATNGNYTEVISGVLPGEVIATVGSDVLRAQLLKNNLGAGCDCVAE